From the Argentina anserina chromosome 3, drPotAnse1.1, whole genome shotgun sequence genome, the window TGAAAGATTGGTTCAGACCTATGTTCACTACTACTATCCCAATGCAAGTGTGCTTCATTCTGATACAGAACTGCAAGCCTGGTATATGGAGTCAATCAACTCAGGCCATGCTGATCTTCACGAAGCTAGCTGGTGGCCAAAATTATCTACTCCAGACGACCTAGCCTCTATTCTCACCACCATTATTTGGGTCACGTCAGCATACTACGATGCCTTGAATAACGGGCAGTATCCATATGGCCGATAAGTCCCAACACGCCCACCACACATGCGGAAACTACTGCCACAAGAGCAGGAACTAGAGTATGCTACTTTCATCAAGGATCCAGAGAAATACGTCCTATTGTCATTGCCACGTTTACTTGAAGCAACGAAGTATATGGCTGTAGTAGATATCATCTCAGCGCACTCCTCAGATGACGAGTAAATTGGGGAAAGAAAAGACTTGTCCACTTGGTCAGCTGACCCGAATATTATTGAGGCATTCTACAGATTTTCAATGGACAtcaggagaattgaaaaggaaatagaaCGAAGAAATGAGATCCAAGACTACGTAACAGATGTGGGCAGGGACCCCACCATATGAACTGTTCATGCCAAGCTCAAAACCGGGGGTTAAAGGCAGAGGAGTACCTAACAGTATATCAATCtaagaatttgaaaagaagGCACCCCAGAAAAGATTGTAAACTCATAGCCGATGATGAATAAAAGCCCAAAACTGACATTGAATTGAGCTCTGTATACCGATAAGAAAAACACTTATCAGGCAGCTCCTGCTAATACTAAAAAAAACCTTGGCAATATTCTATAGCTAGGCAACTGGTTGATGGTTTAAGGCCAACTATATACCCAACAATTCACATGTCATACCTGAATCCTAATCAACAGTCAACTAATATATAATCAACAGAAAGGAACAGAACATAGAACTCTGTTTCATAATGGTAACAGATTATCAACTTGCCTATCAAAGCGCAGAGCCAAAAACTCGAGGAAAAACCCAGACTCATAGCAATTTTCAAGTTCAATCCCCAATAAGCACAATATCAACACCCTATCATACTCTTAGCTCACCAATAATTCCAATTATAATTTTCATTGGCTCATAGCTCAAGTCTTCAATTACTTTACAAATTACTATCAAAGCTATCATGCTCTTGGCTCATCAATAATTCCAGATTATCAACTTGCCTATCAAAGCGCAGAGTAAAACGCATAAGGCAAAACCATACAGCTATCATGCTCTTATATATTAACACCACATTAACACTAATTTAGGTAAATTACTACTTAAAGCTTTAACAAAAACAAGAGTTAccatcaaaatatgaatttttattCACCATTCCACTATCGTGTAAGTAAAACAccaaacaagaaaaatcgaaATTTACTTTTAACTCAACAGAAAAACACCCAAACACGAACTCAAATCATTGACACTTTAACCCCCACCCCAATCCTTGATACAAGCTTTTTTCAACAAGCGGTAAGAATAGtaagagagaaggagagaaaaaGAGGGAGGGGCTTAATCGTACTTTTCTCTCCACGAGTACACAAGGAAGAAAACCCAAGAGAGAGCCAAAACGACGTCGCCGACGGTCTGGCGGAGCCAATCCCAGGCGAGATCCTCCACCCTGCGCTCAAAGTAGCACCGCCACAGGCCCATGAAGACGTGGAGGACCGTGCATCCCTTGGCGAAGAAGCTATGGAAGTCGCGGTCCCTAACGAAGGCGACcatgaggaggaggaagccGATTGCGAAGAGGAGGAGGCCGGAGAAGGAGTCGGAGGTCCGGATCAGGAGCTGGTCGTGCGGCGTCGAGCCGAGGAGCTTCTGCGCCGTCTCGGTGCCGTGGCCGAAGGTGTAGAGGTCCGTCATGTAGAACATCATGCACGCGCCGCACGTGATCGCGATCGCCGAGTGGAGGAGGCAGATCACGGTGAAGGCCGGTGACGATGTCGTGgacggcggcggcggtggCATGGCAGTTTTCAGGCGGGCATGGTCTtctaggagagagagagagagagagagagagagagagaagagctAGCTGGAAAAAAAGAGTGTGAAGTAGTGAGCAGCTATGATTCGGTGAGATTCAAAGATAAGGATTCGGTGGGGGCCACTGGAGGGGTCATTTTGATATCTGTTAGACACGTGGCGAGATCCTGGTTTGATTTGCCGACGGATTCCGATTGGACTATTACACCAAATTGGcactgggttttttttttctgaatgtATATACACGTCATAGAGCATAGAAATTGTAAGCAAATCAAATGTTTTACGTGCTCAAGATATCAATACTCAAATGACATCATAGAATATAAACATTATATACAAACCAATATCATACATGCTTAAAGTATCAATACTCGGATGTGTTTGCAGTATAACAATCATTTACTCTAGCTGTGATTGAAAGTTAAAATCTAAAAAATTGTTGAAGACTTGAGATTGATATTAACACGACTGAGTATCAAATCACCCACCGAGAGCATGAAAGAACTTTTGGTCATACGAGTATAAACATTTTCTTTAGGCACATCAAGGGGTTAGAAGTTTAGAACTCATGACAAAGAAAAGTACAATAGGAAAATGGACGGATAGAGAAACTTCTGTGAACTTCATTGATTTGGAATATGAAGAAACAAGATGTGAATACATAGCTTTCCGTATAGTTGAGACCCGGTACAATGCGACTGTGATACTGGAATAACATAATGGAGCAGCAAATATGAGGGTTTGGTAGAAACCCGTGTAAAGATTATTTGGaatactttatatatacaaCAAAAAATTGAGTGAAATCGACAATTCCCGAAATGTGGAAAGAATGGGAGACAAGCGAGCGTTACCTTGTTGAGGCAGAACTAAAACACTCATCATCTTTGACATAAATCTTCCAGCCCCGCCgcaattgatttttttaatgggGAAGGTTAAAGAATAATTATAATTCATCGAACAAAATTTGTTTTAACTTGTATCAGTGTCTGTATTTCCGGGAATGACTTTGCGGTGACGTCTGGAACCGGTCCTCCTATCTCTCCGGCGCCCTGGTTGAATCTTCCTTACTGGCCTTACAGGCGTCGTTTCAACTGGTTTAACAGGTAGTTTATTACTTAAAGCTGGTGGTGGCAGCGACGGCGGTAGGGGTGGTGGAAGAGCAGCAACTGGAATTCGTGGAGCCATGTGCTCTAATACATCTCTATGGTATTTCTGTGGACATTGAAAAGAATATTAGATACACTGAGGAACATGAGAACCAAGCAGATGGGGGGAAATGTGGAGCAAAAATTTGATTCGACCAAATAAAGCAATCTGCAACGTAAATAGGTTAAATTCAAGTAAGCATGGAGAACCTCAATATTCCAGATATTTCTTCCAGGTCCTCTTAAACTATCATATGACTAGGCAACCCAAGTTTTGAACCATATCATAGATTACCTGAACTACAAAATTGCGCCTTTCACAGTCATAGAACATATTGATAGTCCAGTTTGTCTTTTCCGTGATGTGATCTCTGACAGTTGAGAAACTAATTTGGTCTCTGGAAGTAAAACGATCAACTTCATTGAACCAAAGACAAGTGAAGAGGTTGCTGATAGGGACATGCTCCCTTATTATCACACAACCTTCTGGAACGTCTGCAGCAAGGTCATAACAAAGGAAACTTAGTAAAGGAAGACATACAATTTGTTACAACAGAACAATGTTCCACCTTACCACTTGTAATGGGAAGTTTTGCCTCAGAATATGGGGTCAAACCTTCCTTTTTGTAATATTCAACCTGAAAGTCAATGGAGGCATTGTCATATTTTCCAGCGACTTTATTTGCCTCAGCTTCCAGAAACACATCAAAGCGCTTATAATGTCTAGAAATTGCGAATGTTGCATTCTTCCTCCACAAAAACCTGGAAAATAGAATTAAGGATACATGAAAATGAATGCAGATAAAAATATGGTTGACTGAGGCCATCATACTTATGGTTTATGATATCCACACATTAAAAGTACATCTTGAAGTTAATTGCACAAAGGACAGAATCCCGCTGTAGGTTTAAGAGTCAAATCATTTAACAATTACTCATGTTACATGGTTTCATCCACAAGAAAGCGTACTATTTGGAAGAAAGACACGtgacaaaaaggaaaaagacaATAAGACAACCTAGAAGAACAGTGAGGACAATAATACAAAGAACTCAATGTACATTGATTTTGGGAGTTAAGGGAAGCATACAATTGTTTTATGTTGCTACAGTCAGTTGTGGTTGTAAGCTACAATGTTGCAGAAAAAGAGTTATTcgagaaattaaacaaaagatacacaattatatTGCAGACATATATTAACAAGTAACAACATTTCCTTCATAGTTGCCATTTCCATCTCAACATTTGGATGTTTCTGGGAATCAGACTTGCGACCTATGTTTACCCACAAAGTGATGggatatttaaaattttaaattgtggtgattttttttaaacaaggGAATACTAAGAAAGAAATATTCGGCAGAATACAAATCTAAGAACTAAACTTGTAATTGATCTCCTAAAAACACCTCTAACtaattttctgtaaggctgGATATTTATTTAATCTTTAATCAGATATACCTTTCAAGAATTTGATATGGATCCACGACAAGCTCCAGTTTCCCGTCAATCCATAAAGAAAAGCGAGCATTGGGAAACATTCTGTGCACTAGTAACTTAGGAATCTGCAAAAGATGAGATCGGCGTCAAAAAGGGGAATCCAAATACTATGAATGCACATTAACACTGAATTCCTGATACATAGCCCCATAAATTCTAATGACATATCTGAGATAAGGTAACACCATCCTTCAAATTGACTCAATTGCTATCTAAAGAGAAGCTTaagttatattgtatttgtttgCAAAGCATCAGATATTCACTTACAATAAAATGCTTTTAGAAAATAATAACAAGAGCAGTGTAGGGATATAAAAAGCTGCATATCCAGATACATCTAATAAAAGATGCAGGAAGATAACTATAAATATTACCTTCCCAGTGCGCCTTCCATCCTTATAAGGAGGGTTATTAATCACGACAGTTCTCCATATACCAACTTTCTTGCTGCTATCCATTTTACCACTGTTCTTCAGATAAGCTTCTGTCTCCTCGTCTATAAACATGTAGAAGCAAACAGTCTGCCGGGAATAATCACTAATGTTCCTTGGCTGGTTTATCTCATCAAAATTTCCTGATAGATTAGAATATAAATGATGAGGAATCCACCAGATTTATCAAAAAGATGCACGACTTCACATAAATGAGAGCATTTACCAAATATAGCTGATGCGACAACCACACCATGACACTGCTCCATATCATGTAGGTCCTCCTCATCCATATCATATCCTGTATTCCGCCCAGGTTTACTTCCTCTAACAAATCTGATTGATGCTCAAATTCATTGAATGAAAAACGTGCATTAGACATCAAAACAGAAGCCCAGTGACATAGTCTTGTATTTACTATCCTATATCaggaaagaaactcagatacatttgaaaaaaatcatatataaaaTCCTACAATGCTTACAAACGtatttagaaatatttaacCAAGGTAATGTAAAAAAAGCAAAGAAAACCCACCCACAATGCACATTCATGGACTCTCTTATATCATATGAATCACTTCTTTGCTTCAATGTAGGATATCCACCAAAATCTGAGCCTCCAAATTCTGTTTCTCTCAATAAATTTTCTTCATAAATGTATGTCAAATTCTTAAGAATGGGAGAATATGAAGGGACCTTTGGCATCAAGGCTATGGCTTCTTCAACAGGAAGGTAACATACTGGACAAGCTGagggacaaaaaaaaaaggaaagaaagaatATTAGGAACATAATTAACATGGTGCCCTTTGTTGGTTTATCTTTATGCTTGAATTTTGTATGGAAGTAAACGCGAGTAAATAATAGGTAGAAACTCACGCCGTGGTCCagttcttttcttatctgCTGGTGGGGGAGGCAACGTGAATATATTACATGGATGCCCAGGAGGAAGAGTATAACCCAAGAAAAAagcaggaggaggaggaggcaaGGCTGGCGACATATTGtagctttccttttctttttccagtAAGGATTCAGGATTCCTTATAATGACGCTGTTGTTAAGACTAATGTTTTGGCGAGAGATGCCTACTTGTGAGTCTTCACCTATTCACAAATCCAACATGATGTTTATATTACTTCCATGCACAAATCAGAGAGATAAACTAGAACTCAAAAACATGGAAAAATCCCATGAAAATTTGCATCCAAGCGTTCCAAGTGTGTAAGAGGCAGGTATAGAGTCAAATTCTGTTAACTTAAAAGCTTGATACGTTAAGTCACATTTTCATGTGTGATACACAACTATAAGATGGACGAAGAATTCTAAACAAGTCTATCAACAGTGAGCCTAATTGATTCAAAAGTGCCAATAACCATGAGAACCACCTGATCAAAGAGCTAAAGCTACTGATCCTCTCGGTCTATTATACACAACATTGCATATACAGAAATCTACACAACAAACACCCCATGACCTTCACATATGGATTGCTGGAGCACTGAATGAATGTGCTATAATCGACATTAATTCAATCAACTCAATAACACCAATCATATCTAAACCAACTTAGGAGTTAGGACCAACTTGAAActcaatcaaacaaatatcatCATCAAAAACTGGACAACTAAAGCATAACCGAACCTAATTAACTTCAGAAACTCAACATGCACAGTAGCAAAAGGGATCAAACCTTTTCCAACATAAAGAACCCATCCGAAAACCGCGGCAGAGATGACACAGAGCAGCAGCATTCCCACCTTTTTCCGGCCGGCAAACTTGCAGATCGAATGGTACaacctctccttctccttgagCATTTTGGAAGGCTTCCTTGCAGATTGAATAGGCAACACTCCGTTGTTGATGACACTGATACCGTTGCTGTTATTCTGTAGCTGTTTATCCAAAGACCCATAACTCCCTGAACGAATTCCTAATGACCCTCCAGTCATTGTTCTTCCAAACCTTCATCTACACCTCTCATCTCCCCCTCAATCCTCTCATTCACAatctcaatccaaatttccaaCCTTTCCAATCACCCACTACACAAAATCCCACAAATTACAAAACCCACTTGACCAAATCAGCCCCAGACTTGGAAATTCACTTCCCAAATTTCACTATATCACAAGCTCAATGAGCCCAGAAAGCACTGcaacaaaaaaatcaaactcaCACAACTCAATCTTCCAAAAACCAAACTTGGGCACTGAAAAAGAGGCGATTTTGCTTCTGGGAAAAACAAATGATCAGACCAAAAAAATGTGCTTTTTGAGATTTTTAAATCAGTAAATGAGGAATTGAATATGAACAAATAAAGTGATATGAAGTATAAACACAGAGTGAGATTTCTGAGATTGGTGATTGGGCGGGTTGTAGGGTTTATGAGTACAAATCTAGGTTTTTATGAAATCTAGGTCATTTGATTTATGAAAGAAATCTGATTTCACAATTTACAACAAAGCttgttgtttttctttgtaTGTTTGCTAATTTTGAGGGAAGAGCGAAAATTTCTTTGGATTATTTATAAGTCCGAATTTATGAAAATGGGtatattaataaattaaacatGGGAATTTATGATTGGCTACCCTGCGCCATGTGGGTGATGTTAACAACCCGGACGACGGTGGTGTCTTTACTCGGAGTGCATGGAGTGTTTGGTGCAACCTTGAGCTTCAAAGAGGGACGTTTGGCAATGCTTAGGGCATTTCAGAAAGTATCGATTTTGTTGTTAGTACGAAATATCCAAGGCTTGATTCATGTAATAaggtttatattttataatgaTTGTTAGAATCTCAATTGTCTGAGTTCTCTTCAAATGGAACATAACATTCTACGGCTTCTATATATCGAGttctattcttcttctttttcttaattGTTTCGGGTTTACGATTTATAGTGTTAGCATTCTTATGAGCGTATACATTATCATATTTGATCGTTATCTTTTAGGGTTTAAAATTGAGCATGTTCATGTATATCAAGATCAATGCCAAATAAGCTACTTATTCACCAATGTatcaagaattgaaaatttaATTGTATATTGCCATAAAAATATAAGTGAAGTTCAACATTCAACTTTAGGATCAATGGACGCAGTTGCAAGAACACTTTGGTCCCAAATTATTTATGAGATTGTCTCCAATTtattctttctatttttcaaATAAATGTCATGGTGAAGTGGAATTTTCAAGACGTCCCTTTACTTGTTTGTCTATAAAGAGTCCCCTTACTTGATTTTCATCATAATGTGACATTTTACGATCAATTATTGAGTAAATGGTTCAGTGttaataacaaatggaaactTTGTCATGATTTGACGTGAAATCTTAAATTACTTTTGCCATAAACATTCCATTATTGATCTGTATAATTGTCCTGTGTACAATATAATCAAAGTACCACGTCCATATTTTTCCACCGGAAATTCGGTTACTTCCCAATAATTGTGCATGTCGATTGATCTCTCACTAACAACAATAAAATGGTTTCTGCATTAATCGGTGAACCTTTAGGATGCACTTCCAAATTGAAGATATATGTTATTCTCAAACATTTAATCGGTGAACTTCACAATTCTTTCTCAGAGGTTTTAAGTGTTTGCACGTAACATAAAACATCGATCACACGTAAAACTTTTTATTTTAGTCATCTAGATGTAAAAGTTTTGAATTTATAGCTCGTTTTTTcttgcattttttttataatattaaagtattgtttcaggatgaaataattgtgtattattgaatgatatgggggcctatatataggcattacaaaaccacaatcccgtaggattcggagtcataatctattacggagatgttaatctatctcctaacatgaaacctattaggctaagacacacataagggtagaatagtaattctcccggaacactcccccttgtgtcgcatgcctaggttgcatggtgcacacatcgttgcctcggtaaaaaccttgtcaagcaaaataaaaacctcttgggtaaaaacaaaagcttgatcgaagggaaaaagagcacaacgcaccgtctacatttgatagcatcatgtgagctagactccccctgaagtctacgaaacaactccccctgattagtgtcataatcatggagtacaaagaacaacataCACAACGTTCAtcacatgcttctcaaacgtagtcttgggctaatgattaaccattaatctagccacacatccttagatcattcatgctatacttagccaaacttagatcttaagaaacaagattgcataacaactcaaaacaagagtttgcaatgaaaatcagattcttgggtagaatgaccttcactcacttaaacggccataacttcttcgtcaaaataggtatcaacgaactgtaaaatgttctgaaaagtagacacccgtggctttccagtaacataaggttcacaacctcatccgatcggagcagttcacaatgctctatcgaagttgactgacttgcaaatttccggacatgactgtcctactttgctaaaacggccataactcactcaatatgatagctatgaacgaaaGGTTGTTGTCCcttgaaagtagacacatagacatttccaacggtactaatctaaccatatttcatcgagcgagctgtcctgtaggtctcgttgaagttgacctacgaaactggacagattctgatttgtcacattcaatgtgtctttcgcaaaaagaatgggggaatggaccaatgaaggactgattttggtccaagacggaaccgtacgcatcctctacgctaccagtgtcgactgctacaccaaggcgtacgttgatgttgctggagctgctggcggcgttggtgtggataggatttgtgttggttcactaagtgtagaattaaactcatgtcaaataagcaatgcaagtccaatgataatgcataggcgcatagttaatcacgtcataatgaaagcaatagtgtcccaacaacactaacatgtatgaatgtatagctcattgaatctcttcatcatctatacttagacggaatagagaatcaataATTAGCttaatatgaacacatatgggtattagttcttgcaaccgattgtactacgttctctcgaacgtcgcaatctgattacataagctctccgtggtctagaggcatttaaagtccctcaggcactctcatatctgcgtcaagatccctttacagatattctatgaccactatcatatgctgcaaatcagttttcatggacactacgaCTGAT encodes:
- the LOC126788229 gene encoding probable hexosyltransferase MUCI70, which produces MTGGSLGIRSGSYGSLDKQLQNNSNGISVINNGVLPIQSARKPSKMLKEKERLYHSICKFAGRKKVGMLLLCVISAAVFGWVLYVGKGEDSQVGISRQNISLNNSVIIRNPESLLEKEKESYNMSPALPPPPPAFFLGYTLPPGHPCNIFTLPPPPADKKRTGPRPCPVCYLPVEEAIALMPKVPSYSPILKNLTYIYEENLLRETEFGGSDFGGYPTLKQRSDSYDIRESMNVHCGFVRGSKPGRNTGYDMDEEDLHDMEQCHGVVVASAIFGNFDEINQPRNISDYSRQTVCFYMFIDEETEAYLKNSGKMDSSKKVGIWRTVVINNPPYKDGRRTGKIPKLLVHRMFPNARFSLWIDGKLELVVDPYQILERFLWRKNATFAISRHYKRFDVFLEAEANKVAGKYDNASIDFQVEYYKKEGLTPYSEAKLPITSDVPEGCVIIREHVPISNLFTCLWFNEVDRFTSRDQISFSTVRDHITEKTNWTINMFYDCERRNFVVQKYHRDVLEHMAPRIPVAALPPPLPPSLPPPALSNKLPVKPVETTPVRPVRKIQPGRRRDRRTGSRRHRKVIPGNTDTDTS
- the LOC126788236 gene encoding uncharacterized protein LOC126788236, with the protein product MPPPPPSTTSSPAFTVICLLHSAIAITCGACMMFYMTDLYTFGHGTETAQKLLGSTPHDQLLIRTSDSFSGLLLFAIGFLLLMVAFVRDRDFHSFFAKGCTVLHVFMGLWRCYFERRVEDLAWDWLRQTVGDVVLALSWVFFLVYSWREKYD